The Camelina sativa cultivar DH55 chromosome 18, Cs, whole genome shotgun sequence DNA window TCTTGGGTTCATAGGGTTGAAGGCATTTCCATCTACTGCCATTTCAGAAGGATTCTCTAGCTTTACCTGAACCAGCGGCCGATCCTTTTCCATATCCATGTTGGGTCGTGGTGATGTAACTTGACGCCTACGCAGTCTCTCtagctgttgctgctgctgaaaCGTTGGGGAATTAACCATTTGCTGCATCTGTGGATGCATTTGCCTCTGGATCTGCAATAACATCATAACAAGAACTCAGTTAAGTTAAGCGAAAAAAAGTAACCCTTTAAATAAATGATCTCTTCATGCACAAAATTCAAACCAATTATGATGCCACAACAAGTCGTGCATTTATTTTATGTACGTACTTGTTGCGGTAACCGGAGAGAAGCTTGTTGCTGCAGATGTAACTGTTGCTGCAGTACTTGTGCTTGTTTCTGATTTGGAGGAGGATGGCTCTTAGTACTATCTCTAACAAGCTCTGCTAAACTCCCAAGATTACTGAAAAACAGCGTAAAACTTAATCACATGAACCGATGAACAAAACTATAAATGTTAGTTTTATTACTAACATGTGTCTATGAAAGGgaaaacatatattaatcttcatTAAGAAAAAGATTAATCTTCATAAATCACTTGAATTAGGCAAAACCACTCAAAAGAAACTCACCTATATCCCGTCGTATTAAGGAACATCTTAATCAACTGCATCGCTGAGCACTCCTTTTTGTAACTATCAGTAAGAAGCTTCAAAATACTGCCTAATTTAGAGATATGTCGGCTAACCAACTGAGAGAAGACATCAATCGGAACCTCGGTTGCACCTTCGAATCCCATTGTTAGAAGCATGCGTGCAACAACTTTCTGTGACACCAGAGCCGCTTGATCATCACTAAAACCCAATTTGTCAGCTTTTTTACGGCGCAAAACTCCTCTTTCTTCCATCCTATGGTACTCAGGCATCATCCCAAGCCTCTCGATCATGACATGACTCCTGGTAGTAACTTGCGGTAACGTATCAAGTACCCCATAGAAGTCTGTTTTTAAGTTGCCTTGTGCTCTGGTAACCGGCGAAAGGGCAGACTCGGGTACACAGTTCATTCTAAACATTGTCTCTGGAAGAAAAAGTATATCATCTTCTGAAGTATCGAAGCCAGAACTTGGATGTGTACTAGATCTACTCATATGACCTAAACTTCGATCTTCTAAAAAAGGTGCACGCTTTCTCTTATGACTATCCACAACTCTAAGGTAAGTAGACATCCCTTCAGGTGTTCGTTTATCAGATTCTTGCCCTCCAACTGACATCCCATACTTAAAACCATACCTTGAAATAAACTGAGTGTACCATGTGTCCGGTAGCTCCTCGAACCTGGATCTTTGAGAAAGATTACTGTAATCAGACTCACTACCTCTCGCACTTGACTTGGATAGACtctgaaaattataatcacatAGAAATTATGAACACATGTACTgaaagataaacaaacaaacatatgaaACCACTAACTCCAAAATCCCTAAATTGAAGATTAGGCGCTATATCAGTGAGAGTGAACAATAGATACAATTTGCTCAAAGATCCACAAAGTTTTCACCTTGGTTAAGCTCGGATTGTGGCGAATCCCTCCGTCTCGGTGAAACCCACCTTCGAGAGAAGCGTTCTCCAACGTGTAGTACACATCATCTCCGTGAAGCTGTAAATctgaaattgaaacaaataaagaacCCCCGACGGTTTCAACACACCTGAAATTGCCATTAAAAACAAAGCTCcaaagaaggaaacaaacatACAATTAGGATTGAGCTTGGACACGGCGACAGAAGAAACATCGGAAACGGAAGCAGAGGAAGATGACGCGGCGGTGGTATTGGATCGGAGGAAAAGTGAGACGGTGGCTTTATCGAATAAGAGAGCACGAACGCGGAGCTGGAGCTGAATCTGAGACCTAGGCTTGGACTCATCAACGCGCATAAAAGCTTCCCAgttagaaggagaagaaaggtgATAGTGAAAGGAGGAATAGATAGAATCGCCGAGCCATGTCCGCCACACGCCGGAAACTTCAAGTCTTCTCGCTAGATCGAAGCCACGACCGTCGTCGCCGAGCAGTGCCATTGTCAGTTGtctctttaatttttctgtccaagtttcttgacaagaaaATCTGTTTTGTGTACTGATAATGGGCTTAGTAGGCCTTAAAGGCCCATGGAATTTGCCcagtcaaaacaaaattaatatagtgaatataaattattaaaaaaaaaactaaacgcGCCAGTAAGGGGTCGAACCTTCGGCCTTCTGCTTAGGAAACAGACGCTCTATCCACTGAGCTACAGGCGCTAATTGTGAATGCCATACGTACACGTTATTCTTAGCCAAAATCATGCAAGAAATTAATACTAGGAGTCGTCGATGAAGATAACATATG harbors:
- the LOC109124513 gene encoding uncharacterized protein LOC109124513 is translated as MALLGDDGRGFDLARRLEVSGVWRTWLGDSIYSSFHYHLSSPSNWEAFMRVDESKPRSQIQLQLRVRALLFDKATVSLFLRSNTTAASSSSASVSDVSSVAVSKLNPNYLQLHGDDVYYTLENASLEGGFHRDGGIRHNPSLTKSLSKSSARGSESDYSNLSQRSRFEELPDTWYTQFISRYGFKYGMSVGGQESDKRTPEGMSTYLRVVDSHKRKRAPFLEDRSLGHMSRSSTHPSSGFDTSEDDILFLPETMFRMNCVPESALSPVTRAQGNLKTDFYGVLDTLPQVTTRSHVMIERLGMMPEYHRMEERGVLRRKKADKLGFSDDQAALVSQKVVARMLLTMGFEGATEVPIDVFSQLVSRHISKLGSILKLLTDSYKKECSAMQLIKMFLNTTGYSNLGSLAELVRDSTKSHPPPNQKQAQVLQQQLHLQQQASLRLPQQIQRQMHPQMQQMVNSPTFQQQQQLERLRRRQVTSPRPNMDMEKDRPLVQVKLENPSEMAVDGNAFNPMNPRHQQQIQQQLRQQQIAAMSNMQQQPGYNQFRQLASMQIPQMQTPTPGTVRAQPVKVEGFEQLMGGDSSLKHESDDKLRSPPTK